One part of the Pseudoliparis swirei isolate HS2019 ecotype Mariana Trench chromosome 6, NWPU_hadal_v1, whole genome shotgun sequence genome encodes these proteins:
- the dusp8a gene encoding dual specificity protein phosphatase 8 isoform X2 produces the protein MPLDVVIAPAEDCFWPDRRDTDMRLKIRVRRMKRGRELRGGFAAFSSCFPGLCEGKPATAMSLSQPCLPLANVGPTRILPHLYLGSQKDVLNKDLMAQNGITYVLNASNTCPKPDFISESHFMRIPVNDNYCEKLLPWLDKTNEFIDKAKVSNCRVIVHCLAGISRSATIAIAYIMKTMDLSSDDAYRFVKDRRPSISPNFNFLGQLLEFEKGLRLLQALTSTSDDKKHSSEVNGGFEMNGHHSNYDSPVSDGHVPPEPKPQSPTSLQQGFNGLNLSAERIMDTNRLKRSFSLDIKSVYSSNSPSPSQAPTHSEDVPKLCKLDSPGAGTSNGVCSQSPVLDSPGSADSPFPSPGSGGSIGGLGLRGSEGVHRTGSSSSRPRRKHKHCSAGSPVHSQPHQPPQSLSLSLEHKSPGLDENLKGSLLLSLPSLPTMESGAMWTKHRDTVQATTPVTPTTDAPWHFGAVEVGEGEMELGGGGGEESSVRFGSSSAYVAFGCSEGVRLRDKSQREPSSAPVTQKDHRDAVSSTGTLSNGASNSGPASEKQFKRRSCQMEFEEGIAETRSREELGKIGKQSSFSGSMEIIEVS, from the exons ATGCCTCTGGATGTGGTGATTGCCCCAGCGGAGGACTGTTTTTGGCCGGACCGGCGGGACACAGACATGAGGCTGAAGATCAGGGTCCGCCGGATGAAACGGGGGAGAGAGCTAAGAG GAGGTTTCGCTGCTTTCTCCTCCTGTTTTCCTGGCCTGTGTGAGGGGAAACCTGCCACTGCTATGAGCCTATCCCAGCCCTGTTTGCCTCTGGCTAATGTCGGGCCCACTCGCATCCTGCCACACCTCTACCTGGGCTCACAGaaggacgtcctcaacaag GACCTGATGGCTCAGAATGGTATTACCTATGTGCTGAATGCCAGCAACACCTGCCCCAAGCCAGACTTCATCAGCGAGAGCCACTTCATGCGCATCCCAGTCAACGACAACTACTGCGAGAAGTTGCTTCCCTGGCTGGACAAAACCAATGAATTCATCG ACAAAGCTAAGGTGTCAAACTGCAGAGTCATTGTGCACTGCCTGGCTGGAATCTCGCGCTCGGCAACCATCGCCATTGCATACATCATGAAGACAATGGACTTGTCGTCAGATGATGCCTACAG GTTTGTAAAGGACCGAAGGCCGTCCATATCCCCCAACTTCAACTTCCTGGGTCAGCTGCTGGAGTTCGAGAAGGGCCTGCGACTACTGCAAGCTTTGACTTCAACCTCTGATGACAAGAAGCACAGCTCAGAGGTCAATGGAGGATTCGAGATGAACGGTCACCACAGCAACTATGACTCACCTGTGTCAGATGGACACGTCCCTCCAGAACCCAAGCCGCAATCACCCACCTCCCTCCAGCAAGGCTTCAACGGCCTAAACCTCTCTGCAGAAAGGATCATGGACACTAACCGGCTCAAACGCTCCTTCTCCCTTGACATTAAGTCGGTCTACTCCTCAAACAGCCCCAGCCCCAGCCAGGCACCCACACACTCTGAAGACGTCCCAAAGCTGTGCAAGCTCGACAGCCCCGGCGCCGGCACCTCCAATGGTGTCTGCTCCCAGTCTCCCGTCCTCGACAGCCCCGGCTCCGCCGACTCACCGTTCCCCTCACCGGGCAGCGGGGGCAGCATTGGAGGTTTGGGGCTCCGAGGGAGTGAAGGAGTCCATCGCACTGGTTCTTCCTCGTCCAGACCCAGGAGGAAACACAAGCATTGCTCCGCCGGTTCCCCGGTCCACTCCCAACCACATCAACCTCCACAGTCCCTCAGCTTGTCGCTGGAGCACAAGAGCCCCGGCCTGGACGAGAACCTGAAGGGCTCTCTGCTCCTGTCACTCCCCTCCCTGCCCACCATGGAGTCTGGGGCCATGTGgaccaaacacagagacaccgtCCAGGCCACCACGCCCGTCACTCCCACCACGGATGCCCCCTGGCACTTTGGGGCGGTGGAGGTCggtgagggagagatggagctgggaggaggagggggagaggagtcGTCGGTGAGGTTCGGGAGCAGCTCGGCGTACGTGGCGTTCGGCTGCAGCGAAGGCGTGCGGTTACGAGACAAATCCCAGCGGGAGCCGTCCTCGGCACCGGTGACTCAGAAAGACCACCGAGACGCCGTGTCGTCCACGGGGACCCTGTCCAACGGCGCCAGCAACAGCGGGCCTGCGTCAGAAAAGCAGTTCAAGCGCCGCAGCTGCCAGATGGAGTTCGAAGAGGGCATCGCCGAGACGCGATCCCGGGAAGAACTGGGGAAGATCGGGAAGCAGTCGAGCTTCTCTGGGAGCATGGAGATCATCGAGGTATCCTGA